A genomic window from Desulfuromonas thiophila includes:
- the cysE gene encoding serine O-acetyltransferase: MVWLVAAVVHPVACQGEPAVFRLLKEDIQVVFERDPAARSVLEVLVCYPGFHALQLHRLAHGLWQRRFYFIARCVSQFSRFVTGIEIHPGARIGRGFFIDHGMGVVIGETAEIGDNCTLYHGVTLGGTSWAKEKRHPTLGNNIVVGSGAKILGPFTVGDGSKIGSNSVVVKEVPENATVVGIPGRVVTQERQQPATEERRPDLEHGRLPDVQCQRITELEQQVAELTRQLQQLQRQS; this comes from the coding sequence ATGGTGTGGTTGGTGGCTGCTGTTGTTCATCCTGTTGCCTGTCAAGGAGAGCCTGCCGTGTTTCGCCTGCTGAAGGAAGATATCCAGGTGGTGTTCGAACGTGATCCCGCCGCGCGTTCGGTACTAGAGGTCCTGGTCTGTTATCCCGGCTTTCATGCCTTGCAACTGCATCGCCTGGCGCACGGGCTGTGGCAGAGACGGTTTTATTTCATTGCCCGCTGTGTGTCACAGTTCAGTCGCTTCGTCACCGGCATCGAAATTCACCCCGGCGCCCGCATCGGGCGTGGTTTTTTCATCGATCATGGCATGGGCGTGGTCATCGGCGAAACGGCTGAGATCGGCGACAATTGCACCCTGTATCATGGTGTCACCCTTGGTGGCACCTCCTGGGCCAAGGAAAAACGCCATCCAACGCTGGGCAACAATATTGTTGTCGGCTCTGGCGCCAAAATTCTTGGTCCGTTCACGGTAGGGGATGGCAGCAAGATCGGCTCGAATTCCGTCGTGGTCAAAGAGGTGCCGGAAAATGCCACTGTGGTTGGCATTCCTGGTCGGGTAGTCACCCAGGAGCGACAGCAACCGGCGACGGAAGAGCGACGCCCCGATCTGGAGCACGGCCGCCTGCCTGACGTGCAATGTCAGCGCATCACTGAACTGGAACAGCAGGTGGCGGAACTGACCCGGCAGCTGCAGCAGTTGCAGCGCCAGTCCTGA